AGTTCCAGCACATGAAcattcgataaaaaaaatatataaaagacTAGGGGTGacattttttccggcaaattggcacattgccggaattgaaatttccggcaattgccaagaattttttacaaattgtggttttgcacatttttttggaaatttcagaattaaaattttaatcggcaaattgtacGTATCTTATGAAATGTTTCcttgtttcaaaatgaaaacttccggcgaagcggcaaaccgacaaattgccggtttgccgatttgtcaatttgctggacgttttgattttcggcaaattgccgatttgccgatttgccgcaaaaattgtttgccacTACTAATAGGGGGAAAATACGTGCCGTTTGGAATATAAGGTATTGGGTACATGTGGATAACGATCTAGTCCGGTTGAGACCTAACAAGCATGTTTCTATAAATCCGAATGACAaacaattcaacaattttattttgagaatattCATCTGTCAGACACAATAACCAAGCTCACTGTAGGCCACCTACGCCaacctaaaaaataatttattttttgaaattaaataaaaaataaaaatctcgaatCCTTACCACACGTTCACTCCTTCGAAACACCATTTTTCCTGATTCCCTATACTTTGCAGAAACTACAATGCAAATGATAATTTGAAGATATTGATTGATAATTATCGCAACTGTAGACCAAGCCGCGATTTGTGCAGTTGTTTCACGTAGACTCTTCTCATTGACAAGGTTATGTAAAAATGGAATTAAAATATCTGGAAGTTTGCAAGCTAACATAGTAAACGTTTGACATAAGCTTAACACAATTGATGAAGTTTTTTGAGAtctgaaagttgaatttttggaaaggtAGTACTTCTGCTCGTTGTAGAGCTGCCCTGTTTTTGGTTCAACATCaggcatggtgcatcgacccgAAACGCTCTTGTCAACTTTGGTGGCTTAAATCAAAcctatttttggttttttcaaaatatttaattgatttttttttaataaaaagtggACTGATATATGTGAATTACtgtgaattaaaatttgcattttcaacCGATGCGCCATGTTCAGAGAACATCTCAGTGCTCTCGGATGAGCTGCCAacctttttaataaattgtgAAGTCCATAGATAAAACTTACCGATCCCCTGGTTTCAACATCACAACTATCAGCATTATCAGTAAAAACCCAAGAACTGCTGGATACAAGTAGCATGGTCCACGGATAACACCTCTTATTAAGTTCAGTACCATCAAATACATCCTGTCATAGTCCGCTGGAGTTACAACCGCATAACGAATTTCGGGGAGGGCAATGAAACTGATTTCACAGCTGTAAAAATGTAAAGTCTAGAGCTACAATACTATCacaaaattcctaaaaaaccactacagtaccccgacccaTTATTCCTCCAACGGCTTAAATAATTTgtctttttctaaaactaaagGAATTCtgcagtactcctacagtactcctacagtaccactacagtactcctacagtacccctacagtactcccacagtactcctacagtactcctacagtaccactacagtgctcctacagtactcctaaaGTACCCCTGAAGGAGTACTTGATTCTTCAGTAatactacagtaattctaaagtactcctacagctttactacagtactcttacaGTACTCTCACAGTACTCTCGCAGTACTCTTACAGTACTCTTagagtaccactacagtactcctgaaCAACTACTACAGCACTACTACAATACCATTgcagtacttctacagtactccctacagtacctcaaAAGTATCTTACCATCAACTTGACGCAATAACTTGTCAAacctcattttttcaaaactacagtaaccctacagtatgaCTACAGTATGACTACTGTACAAAATCAAATCCAAACTCCATTCAGAAGAGTTTCGGTTTTTCCCAAGTCactcaaaaaaatctcaccCAAAATCCAGTGTCACCTCTCGAATTTTATGCTTTGTCCATAAATTGATAGCTCCAAATACGGACAATACCATAACTACAACACAATTCCAAAATGcaacttttgaactttgaaaagtttctaaaaatactCCAAGCCCACTATAAACCGCCATATAGCAAATTATCCAGTTCGAATAGATAATTGTAGAATCCCGAATAGTCCCAAAAATTAGCTGTACAGTTATCTCAAAATAGGTGTAACTTCGGTAGCAATACTCTTCCACGGGTCtcagaaaatgtagaaaagcCGGGTACCAAGAGGTCAAAATGTAGATCAAGTTGGTAAGGCATATGGATAAATGGAATATATAAATGACTTGGGATCTGAGGCACCataagattttgaaatgaaacagGGATAGTAGAAAGTGAACCGGGAGTAGGAAAAggtttaatttcaatattaaatttgGAACTGTTGACTGCCAATCTAGTCCAGGAGATTCCGAGGATATCCAACGAATGTTGCGTTCTGTTTGATTCATTTTATAGCCTAGTGAAGtagtgaaaaatgagatttactctaaaaatatgtcaaaatatgttgtgaatatttatttccagtgcaattttcgaaaacttgagACCCATGTGATATTtgcctttaaattttcactcaaaccCATATTTATCTCTAATTTTATACCCGAGCTTTCTTAGtgtaaaatgaaaatcttATTCAGCTACGAAATGTGTCAGGAAATCGGAATTTTGCCATCTTTTAACGGGGGACGAATGAGGAGGGGGAGGGATAGAGGAAATAATAATTCCGTAACGTGGCAACCGAGCAGCGGAGCATCAGTCTAGACATGTAGTTGAGATTCCTTtggcaattcaaatttctcgcaACACCTGTTTTACGGAAAGTTGGCATTTCAATTTTGTGccttttaatttggaaaaatgaaaatttgaatgcaTGTGTATgtatgatgaaaaaaaacgttttttttttgttttgacgaaaatggtttttttttggtttttcaggcaaaaataaaatttttgttttttttttcaaatatgcattttttttgtttttttttttggttttttcagactacaaaagaaattttttcaaaaatgtaatgtTTCCGTTGGTATAATtggtgaactttttttttggtttttttggagaaatctacatatatttttaaaaaatcgatatttaaaatttgtttaaaatttggacaaaaaaaaataaatcgaaattACTGAATCAGtgttgtaatttattttttggtttttttttttcggttttctggtcctaaaaactaaacaaaaatccaacaaatatatttttcccaacaaaaaaaaacaaaaagcacGATAGATGAGCCCCTGATGCACAGATAAAAAAACAAGACTAATTTTAGTAATCTGTGCAAACacgcaatttattttttaaagtgtacTTGGCGTTGTTctcaaaagttccaaaaaaataatcatatGATCTCTGAATTCCCGCTGTCTATTCCTCCTACTCCCTCCGACTCTTTTTCTATTGTACTATGTTTCTCTGTTAGTTTAATCTCTCTAACTCAAATGTGGACATTTTTATGTTATCTGTGTCTCTTCGCCCATAAATGTATGTACACTTGCTTCTCTTTACGCTAAAATCATATATGAAAAGGCCACGAAAACGTTGTTTCCATTTTATATATTTCGCTCCAAGCCCGAATTTTTCTCTATTCGGGAGAGTTCAaagcatttatttttaatgaattttctgattttctaacaatatttttatttttttttctttaatataATCCAGtagtattttaaattataaaagagaaaaaatcttactattagaaaattcgaatttccgccaaagttttttctcagaaaatttgaatttccatcatttttctcaatgtttttttcatataaaactacatttttttaattcaaagaaTATTGCAATCTTTGTTCGATTGCTGCTTGCTTGTGCTTTTATCAATACTTATCAGTGTCTCATTATCTATCTTCTTTCCGCAATTTCCATAGTCTATTCTTATGGTCAAAATGTTcacattttatttgacaattcacaattttcatttagaaTGCCTCCGAATTGGGTCATTCAGATTTGTTCAATTGTTCTTCTCTCTTATCGCATGAGCCGtaacaaacaaaattaatgtgatgttttaattcaaaaaagatgtTCAAAATTCAGTGTCTAGTGAACTTTTTGCGAATACAACTAACATTGGCTTCATACAATTTCCCAACACATAATATTCCCCTATTAAACCCAAAAATGTTGCATTTTTCTCACAAACACTTCACTTGTGACGTCACCAACGCCTCGCACTTCTTGAACGCCTTAATTCGTCCTTTCAAGTCTCTTGTCCTTGTTCCATTCTGACCGAAAACTTGCCTAGAGATAGAATCTTTGACATAGATTTCTATCAAAAGGGGTATTCTTGGCACACACCGTTGAAGACTAAAAATATAACTTACTAACAAATGAATTCACTGAGTTTTAGGTGAACtttgttttaatttctttaTAACAATTTCATACCTCTATTGCTCTATTTTTTAAGATATGGTATTtattttctcaagaaaattaacatttttttaatagtagCAACagtggtaatttttttcaaaaatttccttttttcgatGACACTTTGGTAAAGATGAAcccttttccaatttctattctaccaaagttcaatttttgaatacattCTCGAAACTCTCTACCgcttaaatttcagatactCCATGATACATTCTCGTTGCTCAACTAGTACTGATGAGCCCGTCGATCTTCCGGAGGTaagattttccagtttttataattgacttgtgcaatttcaaaattgtttttgtacaTAAACCCCTGAAGCCTTTAAAATcagcattttcagttttcactcTCTCCGCCTGCGCTCTCCGCAGAACCAAGTACATCTAGTCCATCCAAAAAGTCAATCGGGTCTCGTGTGGAAAGGCCAACCGAGTGTTTAGTATGTGGAAGATCTGCGCACGGATATCATTATAATGTGGCCTCGTGTAACGggtgcaaaacatttttccggaGGATGTGCTTGTCGGGAAGGAGTTTTAGCTGTAAATTGGATCGAGATTGTTTCGATTTGACGAAGAGaagtgagatttttgaatgaaacattttaa
This is a stretch of genomic DNA from Caenorhabditis elegans chromosome V. It encodes these proteins:
- the F09C6.16 gene encoding Seven transmembrane MLO family protein (Partially confirmed by transcript evidence), whose translation is MNQTERNIRWISSESPGLDWQSTVPNLILKLNLFLLPVHFLLSLFHFKILWCLRSQVIYIFHLSICLTNLIYILTSWYPAFLHFLRPVEEYCYRSYTYFEITVQLIFGTIRDSTIIYSNWIICYMAVYSGLGVFLETFQSSKVAFWNCVVVMVLSVFGAINLWTKHKIREVTLDFGCEISFIALPEIRYAVVTPADYDRMYLMVLNLIRGVIRGPCYLYPAVLGFLLIMLIVVMLKPGDRSQKTSSIVLSLCQTFTMLACKLPDILIPFLHNLVNEKSLRETTAQIAAWSTVAIIINQYLQIIICIVVSAKYRESGKMVFRRSERVVGVGGLQ